A genome region from Microcella alkaliphila includes the following:
- a CDS encoding zinc ABC transporter ATPase: MSHGDSNVDWERIIRDMIARSTESAPTEPGVYRMPCGNCYVDFFLASDGTERWLVPGEERSYTRDTVAIARHGDHPWERMYTLAHAAAEIRRRAAAEGTPVEVLLEELTAIADAEDAAEEEDIARIVRERPADGEEVPLADLARRFGIDLDEL, translated from the coding sequence GTGTCGCACGGTGACAGCAACGTCGACTGGGAGCGGATCATCCGCGACATGATCGCGCGCAGCACCGAGTCCGCGCCCACCGAACCTGGGGTCTACCGGATGCCGTGCGGGAACTGCTACGTGGATTTCTTCCTCGCCTCGGACGGCACCGAGAGGTGGCTCGTCCCTGGGGAGGAGCGCAGCTACACCCGCGACACGGTCGCGATCGCCCGGCACGGTGATCACCCGTGGGAGCGGATGTACACCCTCGCCCACGCCGCCGCCGAGATCCGACGTCGCGCGGCAGCCGAGGGCACGCCAGTCGAGGTTCTGCTCGAGGAGCTGACGGCGATCGCCGATGCCGAGGACGCGGCCGAGGAGGAGGATATCGCGCGGATCGTCCGGGAACGTCCCGCCGACGGCGAGGAGGTCCCGCTTGCCGACCTCGCCCGGAGGTTCGGGATCGATCTCGACGAACTCTAG
- a CDS encoding metallophosphoesterase: MSEYSWFDFDQVDFVTADSHFSHARISELAERPFTSIEEMNAELIRRWNETVGPSDVVLHLGDVALGPIEESIGLTAHLNGRRYLVPGNHDRVSPATQSKNAIERFAPLYEAAGWTILPEVIEGTRGGYRILASHYPYKGDSQESDRHTTHRPRWDDGIPLLHGHTHARDHGPNGHEFHVGVDAHGYAPLPFTVIDAWIRTLRDVEPWLEVAIREAREVIADLDATETSNSDTMFYLMGYNELRTALEELLSALESSHPNPPPNLTQG, translated from the coding sequence GTGAGTGAGTACTCGTGGTTCGACTTTGATCAGGTCGACTTCGTCACCGCTGACTCCCACTTCAGCCATGCCCGGATCAGCGAGCTCGCGGAACGCCCGTTCACGAGCATTGAGGAGATGAACGCCGAGCTGATCCGCCGGTGGAACGAAACGGTCGGCCCGTCCGATGTGGTGCTGCACCTCGGTGACGTGGCGCTCGGCCCGATCGAGGAGTCGATCGGTCTGACCGCGCACCTGAACGGCCGCCGCTACCTGGTGCCCGGCAACCACGACCGGGTATCGCCGGCCACCCAATCCAAGAACGCGATCGAACGCTTCGCGCCGCTCTACGAGGCGGCGGGGTGGACCATCCTCCCGGAGGTCATCGAAGGCACCCGCGGCGGGTACCGGATCCTCGCCTCCCACTACCCCTACAAGGGCGACTCTCAGGAGTCGGACCGACACACCACCCACCGGCCCCGCTGGGACGATGGGATCCCGCTGCTGCACGGCCACACCCACGCCCGCGACCACGGCCCGAACGGACACGAGTTCCACGTCGGCGTCGACGCCCACGGCTACGCCCCCCTCCCGTTCACCGTCATCGACGCGTGGATCCGCACACTGCGCGACGTCGAGCCGTGGCTCGAGGTGGCGATCCGTGAAGCCCGTGAGGTCATCGCGGACCTCGACGCCACCGAAACCTCGAACTCCGACACGATGTTCTACCTGATGGGCTACAACGAGCTGCGGACCGCACTCGAGGAACTCCTCAGCGCGCTCGAGTCTTCTCACCCCAACCCGCCCCCGAACCTGACCCAGGGCTAG
- a CDS encoding TniQ family protein: MSKTTATRSDEVRVLPFRVRPLPDEPFDSWLEVMAATYGATMNEMACALGLIEQRKGSAVSTTAWMADGWATALTDEQAARLEASTGIPAGQFQEMTRMRFAHHAIRYTRQGRISARCPAGGTAGRYCPECLTDSGGRWRMSWQFPFGFACPRHRRLLVDRCPACDLPARHRAHPLALVPAPGRCHNPVVGPRRGPQASRCRADLTVDTTRTPVPQAVLDAQRAMMRIVSTGQARFGIYADAPQPAVPVLEDVRLLARTARDAIVDGDSIDTGPLGQELVGLFKTSEDWTTAIRARPDSAVGAAVGTTLGHGALTDPDAVRTLLQGRLAQSTSYTAHTPQLQTLIAAALGRRRRPTVFLQSAPASGVGPAERARKVPAQLWVDWISRYAPLRVENEIAASALAAAVVFTGTRLTHSAALALLDPHAPSRRVTHVMRELGRSLHDADTLHAMLRLAAFLDTHDVPIDYTRRRHLDYTELLPESEWGRLCREAGVSPGSGRRWRLARAFLYQKLSGNPLRAMPSGWDAARVSPPAVARFAEELPAAVRAQLDQISAEFLVANGIQEPVAWTPEPVDQLPEDGPQIRPASWPPSRPARATAADAMTPDQLAQAYAAGATTYEIAAETRVSRQTVGRILADAGTRTRRGRPRTFNFDLHWLRDLYETQHLTIAQIAQRAGCSEMTINRHLHAAGIAVRPRGGARTDRSSCSPRRRPAPPWTRSPYLSRVIDEYPNAGQTKDAS, encoded by the coding sequence ATGAGCAAGACGACCGCAACGCGTTCTGACGAGGTGCGAGTACTGCCGTTTCGGGTGCGGCCGCTGCCGGATGAGCCGTTCGACTCGTGGCTGGAAGTGATGGCGGCCACCTATGGCGCGACGATGAATGAGATGGCATGCGCGCTTGGTCTGATCGAGCAGAGGAAGGGTTCGGCTGTTTCGACGACCGCGTGGATGGCGGACGGGTGGGCCACGGCGCTGACCGATGAGCAGGCCGCCCGGCTCGAGGCGTCGACCGGGATCCCGGCGGGTCAGTTCCAGGAGATGACGAGGATGCGGTTCGCGCATCACGCGATCCGGTACACCCGGCAGGGACGGATCAGCGCGCGGTGCCCCGCGGGAGGGACCGCGGGGCGTTACTGCCCGGAGTGCCTCACCGACTCAGGTGGGCGGTGGCGGATGTCGTGGCAGTTTCCGTTCGGGTTCGCCTGTCCTCGCCACCGTCGCCTGCTGGTCGATCGGTGCCCCGCCTGTGATCTGCCCGCCCGCCATCGTGCGCACCCGCTTGCGCTCGTCCCAGCTCCGGGCAGGTGCCACAACCCCGTCGTGGGTCCGCGGAGGGGTCCGCAGGCGAGCCGGTGTCGCGCAGACCTCACCGTGGACACGACCCGCACCCCTGTGCCGCAGGCGGTGCTGGATGCGCAGCGGGCGATGATGCGGATCGTCTCCACCGGTCAGGCGCGGTTCGGGATCTATGCGGACGCACCGCAGCCAGCCGTGCCGGTGCTGGAAGATGTTCGGCTCCTGGCCCGTACCGCCCGGGACGCGATCGTCGACGGCGACAGCATCGACACCGGCCCACTCGGGCAGGAACTTGTGGGGCTGTTCAAGACGAGCGAGGACTGGACGACGGCGATCCGGGCGCGACCGGACTCCGCCGTGGGCGCCGCTGTCGGTACCACGCTCGGCCACGGTGCGTTGACTGATCCGGACGCGGTCCGCACCCTGCTGCAGGGGCGGCTGGCACAGAGCACGTCGTACACCGCGCACACTCCGCAGTTGCAGACCCTGATCGCGGCGGCGCTGGGTCGTCGCCGCCGACCCACCGTGTTCCTGCAGTCCGCACCGGCGTCCGGGGTCGGCCCGGCGGAGCGAGCGCGGAAAGTGCCCGCGCAGTTGTGGGTCGACTGGATCAGCCGTTATGCCCCGCTGCGGGTCGAGAACGAGATCGCGGCGTCCGCGTTGGCAGCTGCGGTCGTTTTCACCGGCACCCGCCTGACCCACTCCGCAGCTCTTGCGCTGCTCGATCCGCATGCCCCCTCACGGCGGGTGACTCATGTGATGCGCGAGCTTGGCCGCAGTTTGCACGACGCCGACACGTTGCATGCAATGCTGCGGCTGGCTGCGTTCCTGGACACCCACGACGTGCCGATCGACTACACCCGACGTCGACATCTCGACTACACCGAACTATTGCCCGAATCCGAGTGGGGGCGGCTGTGCCGGGAGGCGGGGGTGTCACCCGGGAGTGGACGTCGATGGCGCCTGGCACGTGCGTTCCTGTACCAGAAACTCTCCGGGAATCCGCTGCGCGCGATGCCATCGGGGTGGGACGCAGCAAGGGTGAGCCCGCCCGCCGTCGCACGATTCGCCGAGGAGCTTCCCGCAGCGGTGCGGGCGCAACTCGACCAGATCTCCGCCGAGTTCCTCGTCGCCAACGGCATCCAGGAGCCAGTCGCCTGGACGCCCGAACCCGTCGATCAGCTCCCGGAAGACGGTCCTCAGATCCGGCCGGCATCGTGGCCGCCCAGCCGCCCGGCGCGGGCCACGGCCGCAGACGCCATGACCCCAGATCAGCTGGCGCAGGCGTACGCGGCGGGAGCCACGACGTACGAGATCGCCGCGGAAACGAGAGTGTCCCGGCAGACCGTTGGCCGCATCCTCGCCGACGCGGGTACGCGGACGCGACGAGGACGGCCCCGCACCTTCAACTTCGATCTCCACTGGCTGCGCGATCTCTATGAGACACAGCACCTCACCATCGCGCAGATCGCGCAGCGCGCCGGATGCAGCGAGATGACCATCAACCGGCACCTGCACGCCGCCGGCATCGCAGTCCGACCGCGTGGGGGCGCGCGCACCGACCGATCCTCATGCTCGCCCCGCAGGCGCCCCGCCCCGCCGTGGACTCGGTCGCCGTATCTCAGCCGAGTGATCGACGAGTACCCGAACGCCGGACAGACGAAGGACGCATCATGA
- a CDS encoding AAA family ATPase, with the protein MTTPTIEPQFSVRQRSLSTYEGWKDFAERLPRPRPEQLTREQLAALPAHERAGYDLERRVWHANILLRTRQVEDIELQLADILDSNLQDSDRVKSAAAIDAPPALGKSTVVNNFGRVFHQQRVAEAGDWLDTDRDVRHLPVCHVTLTGRLTIKGLHMMILGFYAHPATAGILHRSMAGRDLARAAAECIERHDTRLVIVDDLHFLNMRTRDGVEVANQLKWLANEYNATFLFAGVALRARGLVGEGETGKEAAMAQTFRRWTVLGLSPFTLTHKRAREEWDRLLFGIEQALVLTDARPGMLVDLSRYLFARTTGNIGSLMDLIRRGASRAIRTGREAIDRELLDDIRIDEGAETERRELEAKLEQQLRNQRARRRKNHDGGAAAA; encoded by the coding sequence ATGACCACTCCGACCATTGAGCCGCAGTTCTCGGTGCGGCAGCGGAGTCTGTCCACGTATGAGGGGTGGAAGGACTTCGCCGAACGTCTACCCCGGCCGCGCCCAGAACAGCTCACGCGTGAGCAACTCGCTGCGCTACCCGCTCACGAGCGGGCCGGATATGACTTGGAGCGACGGGTGTGGCACGCGAACATCCTGCTGCGCACCCGACAGGTCGAGGACATCGAGCTCCAGCTCGCGGACATCCTCGACTCCAACCTGCAGGACTCCGACCGGGTCAAGTCCGCCGCGGCGATCGACGCACCGCCTGCATTGGGGAAGTCGACGGTGGTGAACAACTTTGGTCGTGTCTTCCATCAGCAGCGGGTCGCGGAGGCCGGGGACTGGCTGGACACGGACAGGGATGTGCGGCACCTGCCGGTGTGCCATGTGACGCTGACGGGGAGGCTGACGATCAAGGGTCTGCACATGATGATCCTCGGCTTCTACGCCCACCCCGCCACCGCCGGCATCCTCCACCGGTCGATGGCGGGCAGAGATCTGGCGCGGGCGGCAGCGGAGTGCATCGAACGCCACGACACCCGCCTGGTGATCGTCGACGACCTGCACTTCCTGAACATGCGCACCCGCGACGGGGTCGAGGTCGCGAACCAGCTGAAGTGGCTCGCTAACGAGTACAACGCAACCTTCTTGTTCGCCGGTGTCGCTCTTCGCGCCCGCGGCCTGGTCGGTGAAGGGGAGACCGGTAAGGAGGCGGCGATGGCGCAGACCTTCCGCCGGTGGACCGTGCTCGGGTTGAGCCCGTTCACCCTCACCCACAAACGAGCAAGGGAGGAGTGGGACCGGCTGCTGTTCGGCATCGAACAAGCCCTCGTCCTCACCGACGCCCGCCCCGGCATGCTGGTCGACCTGTCCCGATACCTGTTCGCCCGGACCACCGGCAACATCGGATCCTTGATGGACTTGATTCGTCGCGGCGCATCCCGGGCGATCCGCACCGGGCGAGAGGCCATCGACCGGGAACTGCTCGACGACATCCGCATCGATGAAGGCGCCGAGACGGAACGCCGCGAGCTCGAGGCGAAGCTGGAACAGCAACTTCGAAACCAGAGAGCACGCCGCCGCAAGAACCATGACGGCGGGGCGGCCGCCGCATGA
- a CDS encoding DDE-type integrase/transposase/recombinase, whose product MSTTWTLQAGSDLVYDGEPCTIVEICDGAIITRDRAGRSRRLRMVDVLRPPNEGGRAHIPGRTREEEQGTPLAVIWSDATDSVKARSAERSDHIREVLTGYKSGTNDIAREGEPRLEFHPSRSLSERVAAKAVELGKGRRTIARWVAQYKDAGEVGMVDCRSAQPGMSLVNFDDRWVTAAREVIDEQTAESKVAKSVIIGRVHARVERTHGPGVVSEPSRSAAYKILDELSRGLATFTGSTKRKRSNANRPPAPYGRLSATRPGEYVLMDTTPLNVFAVAPVTGKWVCADLTVAMDLYSRCVLGVRLTPGSTKSIDVAGVLMETCQPFDTPPDWGTSARWPYHGLPGTVLVDPTRTRVPRFVRAGILPETIIVDHGAPYLSEHVTSACARLGISIQPARIYQPTDKSPVERLFKTLDTFLQELPGYKGADVSGRGEDVEGEAVYTVPQLEQIIREWIATVYHVRPHDSLEDSSLPGVKLSPAERYDQGVAVAGRLRLPTDRNVLLELLPVVKRQFNHYGVEIHKLRYTGESVAKYRNRARSIRRDKGTEWPFVVNPDDLTKIYFHDPEDHTWHTLEWEHKGAFDVPFSLDALEYAKKIAIRQGRPSQVDDVAAQLLEDWGAGRGLTPSERRMSSRMAARLDEQNPDPEGVWSLRTVQRMLDAELTAGSDLASELTGSVRDPRRRVDLPETGDDDDADDIDDPMIRSDYHFDPMEMLR is encoded by the coding sequence ATGAGCACGACATGGACGCTGCAGGCCGGATCGGATCTCGTCTACGACGGTGAGCCGTGCACCATCGTGGAGATCTGCGATGGTGCCATCATCACCCGCGACCGGGCCGGCCGGTCGCGCCGCCTGCGAATGGTGGATGTGCTGCGACCGCCGAACGAGGGCGGTCGAGCCCACATTCCCGGCCGCACCCGGGAGGAGGAACAGGGGACACCGTTGGCGGTGATCTGGTCGGATGCGACCGACTCCGTCAAGGCGAGGTCCGCGGAACGGTCCGATCACATCCGTGAAGTGCTTACCGGGTACAAGTCCGGCACGAACGACATCGCCCGCGAGGGCGAACCACGCCTCGAATTCCATCCCTCACGCAGCCTGAGCGAACGGGTCGCCGCGAAAGCCGTCGAACTCGGGAAGGGAAGACGGACCATCGCACGGTGGGTCGCTCAGTACAAGGACGCTGGTGAAGTGGGGATGGTGGACTGCCGCAGCGCCCAGCCGGGGATGTCGTTGGTGAACTTCGATGACCGGTGGGTGACGGCGGCGCGAGAGGTGATCGACGAGCAGACAGCGGAGTCGAAGGTCGCAAAGAGTGTCATCATCGGCCGCGTCCACGCGCGCGTCGAGCGTACCCACGGGCCGGGTGTGGTGTCGGAGCCATCTCGCAGCGCCGCCTACAAGATCCTCGACGAGCTCAGCCGCGGTCTGGCCACCTTCACGGGCAGTACGAAACGCAAGCGATCCAACGCGAATCGTCCACCGGCACCCTACGGGCGACTGTCTGCGACGAGGCCGGGCGAGTACGTGCTGATGGACACCACCCCGCTGAACGTATTCGCGGTCGCCCCGGTGACGGGGAAGTGGGTGTGCGCGGACCTGACCGTGGCGATGGACCTTTACTCGAGGTGTGTCCTCGGCGTGCGCCTCACCCCCGGTTCGACCAAGTCGATCGACGTCGCAGGGGTGCTGATGGAGACGTGCCAGCCGTTCGACACCCCGCCGGACTGGGGCACTTCCGCACGATGGCCCTATCACGGCCTCCCGGGTACCGTGCTGGTCGATCCGACCAGGACGAGGGTTCCGCGGTTCGTGCGCGCCGGGATTCTGCCTGAGACGATCATCGTCGACCACGGCGCCCCCTACCTGTCCGAGCATGTCACCAGTGCGTGCGCCCGTCTGGGGATCTCGATCCAGCCGGCGAGGATCTACCAGCCGACCGACAAGAGCCCGGTGGAGCGGTTGTTCAAGACTCTCGACACGTTCCTGCAGGAGCTCCCGGGATACAAGGGCGCCGACGTGTCTGGCCGGGGGGAGGACGTCGAAGGCGAAGCCGTCTACACGGTCCCGCAGCTGGAGCAGATCATCCGCGAATGGATCGCCACCGTCTACCACGTCCGACCGCACGACTCTCTTGAGGACTCCAGCCTGCCGGGTGTGAAGCTGAGCCCCGCCGAACGCTACGACCAGGGCGTCGCCGTGGCCGGCCGGCTGCGGCTGCCGACTGACCGCAACGTCCTCCTCGAGCTGCTCCCCGTGGTAAAGCGGCAGTTCAACCACTATGGCGTGGAGATCCACAAGCTCCGCTACACCGGCGAGTCGGTCGCGAAGTACCGCAACCGTGCCCGGTCCATCCGCCGCGATAAGGGCACGGAGTGGCCGTTCGTGGTGAACCCGGACGATCTGACGAAGATCTACTTCCACGACCCTGAAGATCACACTTGGCACACGCTCGAGTGGGAGCACAAGGGCGCGTTCGATGTGCCGTTCAGCCTGGACGCGCTGGAGTATGCGAAGAAGATCGCGATCCGGCAGGGCCGCCCCTCCCAGGTCGACGACGTCGCCGCGCAGCTGCTCGAGGACTGGGGCGCCGGCCGTGGGTTGACCCCGTCGGAGCGGCGGATGAGCTCCCGGATGGCAGCCCGGCTGGATGAGCAGAACCCAGACCCCGAGGGCGTGTGGTCGCTGCGCACCGTGCAGCGGATGCTCGACGCGGAGCTCACCGCAGGATCTGACCTCGCGTCCGAGCTGACCGGTTCTGTCCGCGATCCCCGCAGGCGGGTCGACCTACCCGAGACCGGGGACGACGATGATGCGGACGACATCGACGATCCCATGATCCGGTCGGACTATCACTTCGACCCTATGGAGATGCTCCGATGA
- a CDS encoding TnsA-like heteromeric transposase endonuclease subunit: MTGPASMVRIRRSEDLVDVFSLGDVRLRMFDTAVPWRVFRWYRKQRHFSGSYWSATMDAPVGYESRLEYANLLLTDFDPRVEWILSQPFLIEGLDRGTPRKHIPDYLITHTDGSVCVVDVKPAEKLQLPKVRDSLSWSRRVFEAHGWEYRVQSEPDRVLLANVQFLAGYRRRFQFVDAEIAAVIDELRTPMTFGEAARAAAPIAGDPRAARSLVLHLLWTRQLRTDLTHLLNTTTLLEPT, encoded by the coding sequence GTGACCGGGCCGGCGTCGATGGTCCGGATCCGCAGGTCGGAGGATCTCGTCGACGTCTTCTCATTGGGGGACGTGCGGCTGCGCATGTTCGACACGGCGGTTCCGTGGCGGGTGTTCCGCTGGTACAGGAAGCAACGCCACTTCTCCGGCAGCTACTGGTCGGCGACGATGGACGCCCCGGTCGGGTACGAGTCACGACTCGAGTACGCGAATCTCCTATTGACTGACTTCGACCCCCGAGTGGAGTGGATCCTCTCGCAGCCCTTCCTCATTGAAGGCCTCGACCGGGGGACGCCCCGCAAGCACATCCCCGACTACCTCATCACGCACACGGATGGCTCGGTGTGCGTGGTGGATGTGAAGCCTGCCGAGAAGCTGCAGTTGCCGAAGGTGCGGGACTCGTTGTCGTGGTCGCGGCGCGTGTTCGAAGCGCACGGGTGGGAGTACCGGGTGCAGTCGGAACCGGACCGGGTGCTGCTGGCCAATGTGCAGTTCCTCGCCGGATACCGGCGCCGGTTCCAGTTCGTCGACGCGGAGATCGCCGCGGTCATTGACGAACTGCGAACTCCGATGACGTTCGGGGAAGCGGCACGCGCCGCCGCCCCGATCGCGGGTGACCCGCGGGCCGCTCGTTCCCTCGTGCTGCATCTGCTGTGGACAAGGCAGCTGCGCACGGACCTCACCCACCTGTTGAACACGACAACCCTCTTGGAGCCGACATGA